In Thermotoga sp. Ku-13t, one genomic interval encodes:
- a CDS encoding glucose-6-phosphate isomerase family protein: MIPFSVSFDLSDLSNFPGHHIVRRYRDVKNVFLKQDPLLEKENPIVYEVFEVARSDREGDLIFLITIIHPGMVQGEYFMTKGHFHEKEPTAEVYYGLSGKGLILCQNKSGDFEAVPIEKDKVVYIPPFWAHRSVNISSEPLVFFAVYPAHAGHDYETIEKCGFKKRVFAQDGKFILI, translated from the coding sequence ATGATACCGTTCTCCGTGTCCTTTGACCTGAGTGATTTGAGCAACTTTCCAGGTCATCACATCGTGAGACGCTATCGAGATGTTAAGAACGTCTTTCTGAAGCAAGATCCATTGTTAGAAAAGGAAAACCCCATTGTATATGAAGTTTTCGAAGTTGCAAGATCGGACAGGGAGGGAGACCTGATCTTCTTGATCACGATCATCCATCCTGGGATGGTTCAGGGCGAATACTTTATGACCAAAGGGCACTTCCACGAAAAGGAGCCAACTGCCGAGGTTTACTATGGTCTGAGCGGCAAGGGATTGATCCTGTGTCAAAATAAATCTGGCGATTTCGAAGCTGTTCCTATAGAAAAGGACAAAGTTGTCTACATTCCACCATTCTGGGCGCACCGTTCGGTGAACATCTCCAGCGAACCACTGGTTTTCTTTGCTGTCTATCCGGCACATGCTGGCCACGATTACGAAACAATCGAAAAATGTGGCTTCAAAAAGAGAGTCTTCGCTCAGGACGGCAAGTTCATTTTGATATGA
- a CDS encoding NAD-dependent succinate-semialdehyde dehydrogenase, whose protein sequence is MISKCIIAGEMVESLTKRTILVRNPANTDQVVGEVPSLTSEETEKAIVSAYEAFKTWSTVAPIKRVELLRQGTKLARQRQEEIAKLLTLEQGKPLSEAKEEVKASLDSIDYFCDNVLSVLGETYQSNKENRISFVLKQPVGVVAAIVPWNYPLLLLSWKIGPALAVGCTVVAKPSSYTPLATLELAKCFLEAGLPAGVLNVVTGTNNEVGETLIEHPLVSKIAFTGSTDVGKHIMNVASKTVKKLTLELGGNCPMIVFDDADIAAAAKDAARRSFRNAGQICNAINRIYVHKSIFSDFVEAFLQETKKIKIGNGLEEGVTMGPLTTLEGWKRVSSAVEEAVSKGAQVLYGGKKPAGEKFEKGYFYEPTILIKIDHSMRVAREEMFGPTAPIMTFDTFDEAISLANDTEYGLVAYVYTRDLSKALRASTLLECGTVGINNVTGGEFAYPYGGWKQSGLGVENSHHAYEQYLLLKHVRIDY, encoded by the coding sequence ATGATCTCGAAGTGTATCATCGCCGGAGAAATGGTTGAATCGCTAACGAAGAGAACTATCCTGGTTCGTAACCCGGCAAACACTGATCAAGTGGTCGGTGAAGTACCATCGCTGACATCTGAGGAAACAGAAAAGGCTATAGTATCGGCTTATGAGGCCTTCAAAACCTGGAGCACAGTGGCTCCAATCAAAAGAGTTGAACTGCTGAGACAGGGGACCAAGTTGGCTAGGCAAAGACAGGAAGAGATAGCAAAGCTGTTGACGCTGGAGCAAGGTAAGCCACTGAGTGAAGCAAAGGAGGAAGTGAAAGCCAGCTTAGATTCAATAGACTATTTTTGCGACAATGTCCTGAGTGTCCTTGGGGAGACTTATCAGTCGAACAAGGAAAATAGGATCAGTTTTGTCTTGAAACAACCGGTTGGAGTCGTCGCCGCGATAGTACCCTGGAATTATCCGTTACTCCTCTTATCTTGGAAAATTGGCCCCGCACTCGCGGTGGGATGTACGGTTGTTGCGAAGCCATCTTCCTATACACCGTTGGCAACTCTTGAACTGGCAAAATGCTTCCTGGAGGCTGGCCTACCTGCCGGCGTGCTGAACGTTGTTACGGGTACGAACAATGAGGTCGGAGAGACGCTTATAGAACACCCGCTTGTATCCAAGATAGCTTTCACAGGAAGCACTGACGTCGGTAAGCACATAATGAATGTTGCTTCAAAGACTGTCAAGAAGCTAACTTTGGAATTGGGCGGTAATTGCCCCATGATAGTCTTTGACGATGCCGATATAGCTGCGGCCGCGAAAGACGCCGCAAGGAGATCTTTCAGGAATGCGGGACAAATATGCAATGCGATCAACAGGATCTACGTCCATAAGTCAATATTCAGCGATTTTGTCGAAGCATTTTTGCAAGAGACGAAGAAGATCAAAATTGGCAATGGTTTGGAAGAAGGCGTAACGATGGGACCTTTAACAACACTTGAAGGCTGGAAAAGGGTGAGTTCGGCTGTGGAAGAAGCCGTATCTAAAGGTGCGCAGGTTTTGTACGGAGGGAAGAAACCCGCAGGCGAAAAATTTGAGAAAGGATATTTTTACGAACCTACGATCTTGATCAAAATTGATCACTCAATGCGCGTTGCAAGAGAAGAGATGTTTGGACCAACAGCCCCGATCATGACTTTTGATACGTTCGACGAAGCCATTTCGTTGGCGAACGACACGGAGTATGGTTTGGTGGCGTACGTTTACACGAGGGATCTTTCAAAAGCCCTTAGAGCGTCTACATTGCTGGAGTGCGGCACTGTTGGTATAAACAACGTCACAGGCGGAGAATTCGCTTACCCGTACGGTGGTTGGAAGCAGAGTGGGCTGGGTGTCGAAAATTCTCACCACGCGTATGAACAGTACCTCTTACTAAAGCATGTTAGGATCGATTACTAA
- a CDS encoding GntR family transcriptional regulator — protein sequence MGFQPPEQVNKDSPVPLYYQIENILLKWISQNLKAGDLLPTEKELCEAFGVSRIVVRQALTGLANRGIIRRKRGVGTVVIKPKINEYLVSRLTGFYADMKSQGLEPVTKVLSKKLISADELLAYYLDLRTGEKVFELQRLRFVRGEPILIVINYIPERFCPNLLDEDLETQSLYDILENKYGVELVWGERTIEALSASPEDSKLLGVERGAPLIFLRSITYTHNNVPVEYYEAKHRADRTRFVTRLFKTTHLEANELEKILNKESKLTKVFNRTFDAR from the coding sequence GTGGGATTTCAACCCCCTGAGCAAGTCAATAAAGACTCTCCAGTGCCTTTGTATTACCAAATCGAGAATATACTCCTGAAATGGATATCTCAAAATCTCAAAGCAGGGGACCTGCTGCCAACAGAGAAAGAACTGTGCGAAGCTTTTGGCGTGAGTCGTATCGTTGTTCGGCAAGCACTTACTGGGCTCGCCAACCGGGGTATCATAAGGAGAAAACGCGGTGTCGGAACGGTTGTGATAAAACCGAAGATCAACGAATATCTCGTATCAAGGCTGACAGGTTTCTACGCGGATATGAAGTCCCAGGGTCTAGAACCAGTAACCAAGGTCCTTTCTAAGAAATTGATAAGCGCAGACGAATTACTTGCCTACTATCTGGATTTAAGAACAGGCGAGAAAGTTTTCGAACTCCAAAGGTTGAGATTCGTTAGGGGTGAACCGATACTGATAGTGATTAACTATATACCGGAAAGATTTTGCCCAAACTTGCTGGATGAAGACCTCGAGACACAATCCTTGTACGATATCCTTGAAAACAAGTACGGGGTAGAGCTTGTTTGGGGCGAGCGAACCATAGAAGCACTATCGGCAAGCCCTGAAGACAGCAAACTTTTAGGAGTGGAACGCGGAGCCCCGCTGATATTCTTGAGAAGTATCACGTATACCCACAACAACGTCCCTGTAGAATATTACGAAGCGAAACACCGTGCGGATCGAACGAGGTTTGTAACACGTTTGTTCAAGACAACACATCTTGAGGCTAACGAGCTGGAAAAGATACTCAACAAAGAATCCAAGTTGACGAAGGTTTTCAATCGAACCTTTGACGCTCGGTGA
- a CDS encoding aldo/keto reductase — translation MKYRSTGRFPVLVSVIGLGCWGLSGPKVWKNSSDEQSIKVVHKALELGVNFFDVAPVYGFGHAEEILGKAIKGFPRDKIIIATKCGLIWDQQGRIKRCLTKESIMKEIDASLMRLKTDYVDLYQLHWPDPNMPIEETMEAMLKLKDQGKIRFIGLSNFSIDTAARLLPHISSMQGLYNLFERNARSYHNIALEYRTESEVLPFCQINGLAFFPYSPLMQGVLTGKLSQNEVFTDVRAANPKLVGENYRKYIDAVDKLKGIATKLQKPLSQLSLNWLLRHESVTSIIAGATSPEEVEENVKTVEWEMSDDVYNEIERIVHDTNVID, via the coding sequence ATGAAGTACAGGAGCACTGGGAGATTCCCTGTCTTGGTTTCGGTTATCGGCCTTGGCTGCTGGGGCTTATCTGGGCCTAAGGTGTGGAAAAACTCCAGCGATGAACAATCCATCAAAGTAGTGCATAAAGCGTTAGAACTCGGGGTGAATTTCTTCGATGTTGCACCGGTTTATGGGTTTGGGCACGCGGAGGAAATTCTGGGAAAAGCTATCAAAGGATTTCCGCGGGACAAGATCATCATAGCAACAAAATGTGGACTTATCTGGGATCAGCAAGGAAGGATCAAGAGGTGCCTGACAAAGGAGAGCATTATGAAGGAAATAGACGCCAGCTTGATGAGGCTCAAAACTGATTATGTCGATCTTTACCAGCTGCACTGGCCAGATCCGAACATGCCCATTGAAGAAACAATGGAGGCCATGCTGAAGTTGAAAGACCAGGGCAAGATAAGATTCATAGGCCTATCGAACTTTTCTATCGACACTGCGGCGCGTCTCCTGCCACACATAAGCAGTATGCAGGGTTTGTATAATCTGTTCGAGAGGAATGCTAGAAGTTATCACAACATAGCACTCGAATACCGTACTGAAAGCGAGGTTTTGCCGTTTTGCCAGATAAATGGCTTGGCATTTTTCCCGTACAGTCCGTTGATGCAAGGGGTTTTGACCGGAAAACTGTCGCAAAACGAGGTCTTCACTGACGTTCGTGCAGCCAATCCAAAGCTGGTCGGCGAAAATTACAGAAAGTACATCGATGCCGTAGACAAGTTGAAAGGCATAGCTACGAAACTCCAGAAACCTTTGAGCCAGTTGAGTCTTAACTGGTTACTCAGACACGAATCTGTAACCTCTATAATCGCCGGCGCAACCAGCCCGGAAGAAGTAGAGGAGAACGTCAAAACAGTGGAATGGGAGATGAGCGATGATGTTTACAATGAAATCGAAAGAATCGTTCATGACACGAATGTAATTGATTGA
- the xylB gene encoding xylulokinase produces the protein MEYVIAYDLGTTGNKATLFRIDGKLIASSFYPYDTFYPVVNWVEQDPQQWWISIKQTTAKLLSETKVDPERIKCVSFSGQMMGVVAVDKDGNVLRRAIIWADQRSVEQAEKLNWRVGNERVYRITGSRITPTYFGPKIAWLKENEPDIYRRSHKFLFAKDFIVYKLTGIFGTDFSDASMSNIFDINNKRWSEELVEALDLDLEKLPQATESTAVVGTIKPKVAEELGLSPKTLVIRGAGDGPSATLGAGVFDSTEAYLYLGSSSWISTCSDRPFFDPFARTFNFFYPLHGLFCPTGTMQAGGASYQWIKNIVCEPEVKAANELHLDVYAILDDVLDNTQPGAKGLIFLPYLLGERSPRWNVNARGAFIGLSVVHNKADMLRAVLEGVTMNLKIILDIFENVGGFRFDRIRLIGGGAKGRNWRQIIADIFGKVVTVPEYPAEATSVGAAVTGAIGAGLITVDEARGFIKDVIVVEPRTSYREIYNKLHDLFEKSYQALVPVFDELATLQRNWREG, from the coding sequence ATGGAATACGTGATTGCTTATGATCTTGGTACGACTGGAAACAAGGCTACGCTGTTCAGAATAGATGGAAAACTGATAGCCAGCTCATTCTATCCATACGACACGTTCTATCCGGTAGTAAACTGGGTCGAACAGGATCCCCAGCAATGGTGGATTTCGATCAAACAAACAACGGCTAAGTTGCTGTCAGAAACAAAAGTCGATCCGGAAAGAATAAAATGTGTCAGCTTCAGCGGGCAGATGATGGGAGTAGTAGCTGTCGATAAAGATGGGAATGTTCTCAGAAGAGCAATAATCTGGGCTGACCAGAGAAGCGTCGAACAGGCAGAAAAGCTGAATTGGCGTGTGGGCAACGAAAGGGTCTACAGGATCACTGGTTCAAGGATTACACCAACTTACTTTGGCCCCAAGATTGCGTGGTTAAAGGAAAATGAACCTGACATCTACCGAAGAAGCCACAAATTCTTGTTTGCAAAAGATTTCATCGTCTACAAGCTCACCGGGATCTTCGGAACGGATTTTTCGGATGCCTCCATGAGCAACATTTTCGACATAAACAACAAACGCTGGTCAGAGGAATTAGTCGAGGCTCTTGACTTAGATCTTGAGAAGTTACCGCAGGCCACAGAATCAACAGCTGTTGTCGGGACCATCAAACCTAAAGTCGCAGAAGAACTCGGTCTATCACCGAAAACTCTTGTCATAAGAGGAGCCGGTGATGGACCATCTGCAACACTGGGAGCAGGTGTCTTCGATTCAACAGAAGCCTATCTTTACCTGGGATCTTCCAGCTGGATCAGTACGTGCTCCGATAGACCTTTCTTTGATCCTTTCGCGAGGACCTTCAATTTCTTCTACCCTCTGCATGGTTTGTTCTGCCCGACTGGTACGATGCAAGCCGGCGGAGCTTCCTACCAGTGGATAAAGAATATAGTTTGTGAGCCAGAAGTCAAAGCAGCCAACGAATTGCATCTCGACGTCTACGCTATCTTAGATGACGTATTGGATAATACCCAGCCAGGTGCAAAAGGCTTGATCTTCCTGCCATATCTACTTGGTGAAAGAAGTCCCCGTTGGAACGTGAACGCAAGGGGAGCGTTCATAGGTCTCTCCGTTGTGCACAACAAGGCCGATATGCTAAGAGCTGTCTTGGAAGGAGTCACGATGAATTTGAAAATAATACTTGACATATTTGAAAATGTGGGTGGTTTCAGGTTCGACAGGATAAGGTTGATCGGAGGAGGAGCGAAAGGCCGGAACTGGCGGCAGATAATCGCGGATATTTTTGGAAAAGTGGTTACCGTACCAGAATACCCTGCGGAAGCCACATCGGTGGGCGCAGCCGTAACCGGTGCCATAGGAGCAGGTTTGATCACAGTTGATGAAGCTAGAGGTTTCATCAAAGACGTGATCGTTGTGGAACCAAGAACGAGCTATCGTGAGATCTACAATAAACTTCACGATTTATTTGAGAAAAGTTACCAAGCATTGGTTCCTGTGTTTGATGAATTAGCAACCTTGCAGCGAAACTGGAGGGAGGGATAG
- a CDS encoding transaldolase family protein: protein MQFYIDGCSERAILLAETFGLGITTNPSIMLRDRESEGLKTVIARLRNTNISEIFIHMETFDKHLTDELDNRFVVKVPWVTGKYEVAVSFKKAGFRVCATAVYTIEQFLSSIALGVDYVAFYFDRSKRKGLNPSELLSRFVALSRNFSTHPTLIVASLKDLDQLIEAIDCGVSHFTLPVQLFEKLLRTSEIAAEDAAEFSRDFAKLSKEVN from the coding sequence ATGCAATTCTACATTGACGGTTGTAGCGAAAGGGCCATTCTGTTGGCAGAAACGTTTGGTTTGGGAATAACAACAAACCCTTCGATCATGTTGAGAGATAGGGAAAGCGAAGGATTGAAGACTGTCATCGCAAGACTGAGAAATACAAATATTTCTGAAATTTTCATCCACATGGAAACGTTCGATAAACACCTGACAGACGAGCTTGACAACAGGTTTGTCGTCAAAGTTCCATGGGTAACTGGAAAATACGAGGTAGCTGTTTCTTTCAAAAAAGCTGGTTTCCGCGTCTGTGCCACAGCTGTTTACACAATCGAGCAATTCCTTTCATCAATTGCCCTTGGAGTTGACTATGTTGCTTTCTATTTCGATAGATCAAAAAGAAAAGGGTTGAATCCTTCTGAATTACTTTCCCGCTTCGTAGCATTATCACGCAACTTTTCCACGCACCCCACGCTCATAGTGGCGAGCTTGAAAGACTTAGACCAGCTTATCGAGGCCATCGATTGCGGGGTTTCTCATTTCACGCTACCGGTCCAACTATTCGAGAAGCTACTTCGAACGAGTGAGATAGCAGCTGAGGACGCTGCTGAATTCAGTCGTGATTTTGCGAAGCTGAGCAAAGAGGTGAACTGA